From Trueperaceae bacterium, a single genomic window includes:
- the ubiE gene encoding bifunctional demethylmenaquinone methyltransferase/2-methoxy-6-polyprenyl-1,4-benzoquinol methylase UbiE has translation MTTDLPPASPHPDKGRSVRAMFDAIAPRYDVANAVLSFGVDRGWRRRAVDAALAKAPRDVLDVATGTADLALALARSAPAANVVGVDFAENMLAVGREKARRRGLRVALEVGDGLALDAPDASVDALTIAFGLRNFADVDAGLREFRRVLRPGGRLVVLEFPPPPPGAFGTAFRTYFLRILPVLGGLLTGHPGAYGYLPQSTLAFPEPEALATRMESAGFDAVTWRPLTFGVAALHVADVDPAATEATP, from the coding sequence GTGACGACGGACCTTCCTCCCGCGAGCCCGCACCCCGACAAAGGCCGCAGCGTCCGCGCGATGTTCGACGCCATCGCGCCGCGCTACGACGTCGCGAACGCCGTCCTGAGTTTCGGGGTGGATCGCGGCTGGCGGCGGCGCGCCGTCGACGCCGCCCTCGCCAAGGCGCCCCGCGACGTCCTCGACGTCGCGACCGGCACCGCGGACCTGGCGCTCGCCCTCGCGCGCTCCGCGCCGGCGGCGAACGTCGTCGGCGTCGATTTCGCCGAAAACATGTTGGCCGTCGGGCGCGAGAAGGCCCGCCGGCGGGGGCTGCGGGTGGCGCTCGAGGTCGGCGACGGCCTGGCGCTCGACGCTCCGGACGCCAGCGTGGATGCGCTGACGATCGCCTTCGGGCTCCGCAACTTCGCCGACGTCGACGCCGGCCTCCGGGAGTTCCGGCGGGTCCTGCGGCCCGGGGGGCGCCTCGTCGTCCTCGAGTTCCCGCCGCCCCCGCCCGGTGCGTTCGGGACGGCGTTCCGCACGTACTTCCTCCGCATCCTTCCCGTCCTCGGGGGGCTGCTGACCGGTCACCCGGGCGCCTACGGCTACCTGCCGCAGAGCACCCTGGCGTTCCCCGAACCCGAAGCGCTCGCGACCCGCATGGAGTCCGCCGGGTTCGATGCCGTCACGTGGCGCCCGCTGACCTTCGGGGTCGCGGCGCTCCACGTCGCCGACGTCGACCCGGCCGCGACGGAGGCGACCCCGTGA